The following proteins are encoded in a genomic region of Chaetodon auriga isolate fChaAug3 chromosome 8, fChaAug3.hap1, whole genome shotgun sequence:
- the LOC143325083 gene encoding hepcidin-like, protein MKTFSVAVAVAVVLTFICLQQSSAVPVTEVEELEEPMGLEHLEVPVETWKMPYSSRMKRHSSPAGCRFCCGCCPNMHGCGVCCRF, encoded by the exons ATGAAGACGTTCAGTGTTGCAGTTGCAGTGGCCGTCGTGCTGACCTTCATTTGCcttcagcagagctctgctgtcCCAGTCACTGAA gtggaagagctggaggagccaATGGGCCTTGAACATCTGGAGGTGCCAGTGGAAACATGGAAG ATGCCGTATAGCAGCAGAATGAAGCGTCACAGCAGCCCCGCTGGCTGTAGGTTTTGCTGCGGTTGCTGTCCAAACATGCACGGATGTGGTGTCTGCTGCAGGTTCTGA
- the LOC143325082 gene encoding hepcidin-like, which produces MKTFSVAVAVAVVLTFICLQQSSAVPVTEVEELEEPMGLEHLEVPVESWKMPYSSRMKRHSSPAGCRFCCGCCPNMHGCGVCCRF; this is translated from the exons ATGAAGACGTTCAGTGTTGCAGTTGCAGTGGCCGTCGTGCTGACCTTCATTTGCcttcagcagagctctgctgtcCCAGTCACTGAA gtggaagagctggaggagccaATGGGCCTTGAACATCTGGAGGTGCCAGTGGAATCGTGGAAG ATGCCGTATAGCAGCAGAATGAAGCGTCACAGCAGCCCCGCTGGCTGTAGGTTTTGCTGCGGTTGCTGTCCGAACATGCACGGATGTGGTGTCTGCTGCAGGTTCTGA
- the LOC143324964 gene encoding hepcidin-like: protein MKTFSVAVAVAVVLTFICLQQSSAVPVTEVAELEEPMSLEHLEVPVELWTMPYSNRMKRHSSPARCKFCCGCCPNMHGCGVCCRF, encoded by the exons ATGAAGACGTTCAGTGTTGCAGTTGCAGTGGCCGTCGTGCTGACCTTCATTTGCcttcagcagagctctgctgtcCCAGTCACTGAA gtggcagagctggaggagccaATGAGCCTTGAACATCTGGAGGTGCCAGTGGAATTGTGGACG ATGCCGTATAGCAACAGAATGAAGCGTCACAGCAGCCCCGCTCGCTGCAAATTTTGCTGCGGTTGCTGTCCTAACATGCACGGATGTGGTGTCTGCTGCAGGTTCTGA